The Candidatus Neomarinimicrobiota bacterium genome has a window encoding:
- a CDS encoding integration host factor subunit beta, with protein MTKSELVHYLAQRSGLTKVETETIVDGLLGTVQEALMMGKKVELRGFGTFQVRVRQPREARNPATQEKLLLERRWVPVFKASKSLRTAVDRALAPAAASSE; from the coding sequence TTGACCAAGAGCGAGCTCGTTCATTATCTGGCGCAGCGCAGTGGCCTGACGAAGGTGGAAACCGAAACCATTGTGGACGGCCTCCTGGGTACGGTTCAGGAAGCCCTCATGATGGGTAAGAAAGTTGAGTTGCGGGGCTTTGGTACCTTTCAGGTGCGGGTTCGCCAGCCCCGGGAAGCGCGCAATCCTGCCACACAGGAAAAGCTCCTGCTAGAGCGGCGCTGGGTGCCGGTGTTCAAGGCTTCAAAATCATTGCGAACCGCCGTGGACCGGGCGCTTGCGCCCGCCGCGGCATCATCAGAATGA
- the sppA gene encoding signal peptide peptidase SppA codes for MSRRYDRTIRWMLWVAGAVLVLMVIGLIRGPARQPWQAGGGPKVGLVKIEGVIMSSERVIRQLEEFSRRKDIEAILVRINSPGGTVAASQEIYQKLKAVSSAGSKPVIASLGTVAASGGYYVALAADTLMANPGTTTGSIGVILDYPVATDLLSKLGVQMEVVKSGALKDAGSPFRPPTAQDRRSFQRVIDDLHAQFVEVVAEERGMDLAEVKMLATGEIFSGRQAVENGLVDLLGGYEDALSLIAALLDTEQRPVVVRPAERRRLSLWDLLLGEEAHQNRVTWLLPQYILR; via the coding sequence ATGAGCAGGCGCTACGACCGGACGATCCGCTGGATGCTCTGGGTGGCGGGCGCCGTGCTGGTGCTGATGGTCATTGGGCTTATCCGCGGACCGGCGCGCCAGCCGTGGCAGGCAGGCGGCGGACCCAAGGTGGGGCTGGTGAAGATCGAGGGCGTCATCATGAGCAGCGAGCGGGTGATCCGACAGTTGGAAGAGTTCAGCCGCCGCAAGGACATTGAGGCCATTCTCGTGCGCATCAACTCGCCTGGGGGTACGGTGGCTGCCAGCCAGGAAATTTACCAGAAATTGAAGGCGGTGAGCTCGGCGGGTTCCAAACCGGTCATCGCCTCCCTGGGGACCGTGGCGGCATCGGGTGGTTACTACGTTGCGCTGGCAGCGGATACCCTCATGGCCAATCCCGGCACCACCACAGGCTCCATTGGCGTCATCCTGGACTACCCGGTGGCCACCGACCTGCTCAGCAAGCTGGGGGTGCAGATGGAAGTGGTCAAGAGTGGCGCCCTCAAGGACGCCGGCTCTCCGTTCCGTCCCCCCACAGCTCAGGACCGCCGCAGTTTCCAGCGGGTGATAGACGATTTGCACGCCCAGTTCGTCGAAGTGGTAGCTGAGGAACGGGGTATGGATCTGGCCGAGGTGAAAATGCTGGCGACGGGGGAGATATTCTCAGGCCGCCAGGCCGTGGAAAATGGATTGGTGGACCTGCTAGGGGGCTATGAAGATGCCCTCAGCCTCATCGCTGCACTATTGGATACCGAGCAGCGCCCCGTAGTGGTGCGACCGGCAGAGCGGCGCCGGCTGTCATTGTGGGACCTGCTGCTTGGCGAGGAGGCTCACCAGAACCGGGTTACGTGGCTGCTACCGCAGTACATCTTGAGATAG
- a CDS encoding LysM peptidoglycan-binding domain-containing protein, whose protein sequence is MMVSTLSSGQRLLLCASLAGALAVAHAQPPPERIPLGDDVVALDLLPAAAGESRFDDLMEESRLIFVDAVVADKSGDTLEAAYYFDILFEALADVEQLPMMDELQRLEYNRFLNATIVFYEEDSQTLDQVETSLTVSALRDELSRYTRALPMDLGDITPVENDGEGRLPIVYNDQVGRIIQFFRTQGRQSMQTWLTRLPRYLALMKPALDREGVPEELIFHALVESGLNPRAYSWKHASGPWQFISSTARLYGLRQDWWVDERRDFERATVAAARYLKKLYDEFGDWYLALAAYNTGEFRVHRAIRLHQSRDYWKLFVLPRETRNHVPKIMAAFLIAQDPEKYGFFVTPLPLLEWDEVPVDKSLTFQILAQIAECSPETLAVFNPELRQAATPPPEDGKPYVFRIPKGHKEAFERNYQPIASKVGPVMADVRVRRHRVRRGETLYSISKRYGVSIPRIAKVNNLRNRHRLRIGQRLDIPVPRSVVASRQSGAPSRPDASKVIYTVRARDTLGAISDNHGVGLSALRRWNGLRPGSSQIRVGQKLVIWVPTTPRASRLPLRVVPLGMDKYTYTVRPGDTLSQIAEAHGVGLSKLRVWNGFRRANQHIRVGQRLVIWKPKG, encoded by the coding sequence ATGATGGTTAGCACATTATCGAGCGGGCAGCGGCTGCTGCTGTGTGCGAGTCTGGCGGGGGCTCTGGCCGTGGCGCATGCGCAGCCGCCCCCTGAGCGCATTCCACTGGGCGACGATGTGGTGGCACTGGACCTGCTGCCCGCTGCTGCGGGAGAATCCCGCTTCGACGACCTCATGGAAGAATCCCGCCTCATTTTCGTCGACGCCGTGGTGGCAGACAAATCGGGCGACACGCTGGAGGCGGCCTACTATTTCGACATCCTGTTCGAAGCGTTGGCGGACGTGGAGCAGTTGCCGATGATGGACGAGCTCCAGCGCCTGGAGTACAATCGCTTTTTAAATGCCACCATCGTGTTCTATGAGGAGGACAGCCAGACCCTCGATCAAGTGGAAACCTCCCTCACCGTATCAGCCCTCCGGGATGAACTGAGCCGCTATACCCGCGCGCTGCCGATGGACTTGGGCGACATCACCCCGGTGGAGAACGATGGGGAGGGGCGCCTGCCCATCGTCTACAACGACCAGGTAGGCCGCATAATTCAGTTCTTTCGCACCCAGGGTCGGCAAAGCATGCAGACCTGGCTCACCCGCCTGCCACGTTATCTCGCCCTGATGAAACCCGCCCTGGACCGCGAGGGCGTCCCCGAGGAACTCATTTTCCATGCCCTGGTGGAGAGCGGCCTGAATCCCCGGGCCTATTCCTGGAAGCACGCCTCCGGCCCCTGGCAGTTTATCTCATCGACGGCCCGGCTGTACGGACTCCGGCAGGACTGGTGGGTGGACGAGCGCCGCGATTTTGAGCGGGCCACCGTGGCCGCAGCTCGCTACCTCAAGAAATTGTATGACGAATTCGGAGACTGGTACCTGGCCCTGGCGGCCTACAATACGGGTGAGTTTCGGGTTCACCGGGCCATCCGCCTGCATCAGAGCCGGGACTATTGGAAACTGTTCGTGCTGCCGCGGGAGACCCGCAACCACGTGCCCAAGATCATGGCAGCCTTCCTCATTGCCCAGGATCCGGAGAAGTACGGTTTTTTCGTCACCCCCCTGCCTCTGCTCGAGTGGGATGAGGTGCCCGTTGACAAGAGCCTGACCTTCCAGATCCTGGCCCAGATTGCCGAGTGCAGCCCCGAAACGCTGGCCGTCTTTAACCCCGAGCTGCGCCAGGCGGCGACACCCCCACCGGAGGACGGCAAGCCCTACGTGTTCCGCATTCCCAAAGGCCACAAGGAGGCCTTTGAGCGCAACTACCAGCCCATCGCTTCCAAGGTGGGGCCGGTCATGGCCGATGTGAGAGTCCGGCGACATCGTGTCAGGCGGGGCGAAACGCTCTACTCTATCTCCAAGCGCTACGGTGTGTCGATTCCCAGGATTGCCAAGGTCAACAACCTGCGCAACCGGCACCGGCTGCGCATCGGTCAACGTCTGGACATTCCCGTGCCTAGATCCGTGGTTGCCTCCCGGCAATCGGGTGCCCCTTCCCGTCCGGATGCCAGCAAGGTTATCTACACCGTACGTGCCAGGGATACCCTCGGCGCAATATCCGACAACCACGGCGTGGGCCTTTCGGCGCTGCGCCGGTGGAACGGCCTGCGTCCCGGTTCCAGCCAGATCCGGGTGGGGCAGAAGCTGGTGATCTGGGTGCCAACGACACCCCGCGCGAGTCGATTACCGCTACGCGTGGTGCCCTTGGGGATGGATAAATATACCTATACCGTCAGGCCTGGTGACACCCTGAGCCAGATTGCCGAAGCCCACGGGGTCGGCCTGTCAAAACTCCGTGTCTGGAACGGTTTCCGCAGGGCGAACCAACACATCCGGGTGGGGCAGCGCCTGGTGATTTGGAAACCCAAGGGATGA
- a CDS encoding DUF2851 family protein produces MMIETTYSNVPITASTHYSPRPSPGLGCAESSGVGSRPLVEAALYPHWEQCTGRTLWGPEGRYRLLYPGQRNGGPGPDYLGAQVTFPDGTLHRGDVEIHVRRASWRRHRHRWDSRYSQVILHVVAYGGLRSVPQDQWRRVPTLALPLTPTPQLPCEVTSLSLADDPDQDEFLRSLATQRWWRRLADMGRSESGQQEALARRLGPDRYHLKLPDRWRQQLTGQDDLFTFTASLLADLQLVAGRSRAAGLILGRVALLSAVAYTHRRRPEELASWSLAELRQLADGLRLADFPAPTDPFLVEVAGNWLLPFSWRAGGGDRFDEWYRLPRGWSYGRVQRHVARLGLGGPTCFGQQQGLLEWLESLCQPVNCEACPVVGGRGGL; encoded by the coding sequence ATGATGATCGAGACGACCTACTCCAACGTACCTATCACAGCATCCACACACTATTCGCCCAGACCTAGTCCGGGGCTCGGCTGTGCCGAAAGCTCCGGGGTCGGCTCCCGGCCCCTCGTGGAGGCGGCCCTGTATCCGCACTGGGAGCAGTGTACGGGACGCACTTTATGGGGGCCTGAAGGGCGCTATCGACTCCTATACCCCGGCCAGCGCAACGGGGGGCCCGGGCCTGACTACCTCGGCGCCCAGGTGACATTCCCGGATGGTACCCTTCACCGGGGGGATGTAGAAATTCATGTGCGCCGGGCCAGCTGGCGCCGGCACCGGCACCGCTGGGACTCGCGCTACAGCCAGGTCATTCTGCACGTGGTAGCCTACGGTGGCCTCCGTAGCGTTCCCCAGGATCAATGGCGTCGGGTGCCAACCTTGGCGCTCCCCCTGACTCCTACCCCACAACTCCCTTGTGAAGTAACGTCGTTGTCGTTGGCGGATGACCCGGACCAAGACGAATTCCTGCGTTCCCTGGCAACACAACGCTGGTGGCGGCGCCTGGCGGACATGGGCCGCTCTGAATCTGGACAACAGGAAGCCCTGGCCCGCCGGCTGGGCCCTGATCGCTACCACCTCAAGCTGCCGGACCGCTGGCGGCAACAGCTCACCGGACAGGACGATCTCTTCACCTTCACCGCCTCTCTGCTGGCTGATTTGCAACTTGTTGCGGGGAGGAGCAGGGCGGCGGGCCTCATTCTCGGGCGCGTGGCCCTCTTGAGTGCAGTGGCCTACACCCATCGTCGGCGGCCTGAGGAACTGGCTAGCTGGTCACTGGCCGAGTTGCGGCAGCTGGCCGACGGTCTCCGTCTGGCGGACTTTCCCGCACCAACTGATCCCTTCCTGGTGGAGGTGGCCGGCAATTGGCTGCTCCCCTTCAGCTGGCGTGCCGGAGGTGGTGACCGCTTCGACGAATGGTATCGGCTGCCCAGGGGCTGGTCATACGGCCGCGTGCAGCGGCACGTGGCGCGGCTGGGCCTCGGGGGCCCCACTTGCTTTGGTCAGCAACAGGGGCTGCTCGAATGGCTGGAATCCCTCTGCCAGCCAGTGAACTGCGAGGCTTGCCCTGTCGTGGGAGGGCGTGGTGGACTCTAA
- a CDS encoding adenylyltransferase/cytidyltransferase family protein encodes MSWEGVVDSKVLDWPACARWIVARQQAGERVVFTNGCFDVLHAGHIYLLEQALGLGDRLVVGLNSDASVRRLKGPSRPVNPLPDRLAVLGALAAVSVLVVFPPEMTAGDGGQGSRQDTPYDLLEELRPDVLVKGGDYSPEEVVGREFAGDLRIIPLLPGRSTRDILGRAGRSTVDSAADLN; translated from the coding sequence CTGTCGTGGGAGGGCGTGGTGGACTCTAAAGTTCTGGACTGGCCAGCCTGCGCCCGATGGATCGTTGCGCGGCAGCAGGCCGGCGAACGGGTGGTGTTTACCAACGGCTGCTTTGACGTATTGCACGCCGGACATATTTACTTGCTGGAGCAAGCTTTGGGCCTGGGTGATAGGCTGGTTGTGGGGCTGAACAGCGACGCATCGGTTAGGCGCTTGAAGGGCCCGTCGCGGCCGGTGAACCCGCTGCCAGACCGGCTGGCTGTGCTGGGCGCGTTGGCTGCAGTGAGCGTCTTGGTGGTTTTTCCCCCTGAAATGACCGCTGGGGATGGCGGCCAGGGCAGCCGGCAGGACACGCCTTACGATCTTCTCGAAGAGCTCCGTCCCGATGTATTGGTCAAAGGGGGTGACTACTCTCCAGAGGAAGTGGTGGGCAGGGAGTTTGCCGGAGATTTGCGCATTATCCCCCTGTTACCCGGCCGCAGCACCCGTGATATTCTGGGCCGGGCGGGCAGGAGCACGGTGGATTCAGCAGCCGACTTGAACTAG